In the genome of Streptomyces sp. SAI-127, the window CGGCTCTGCGCAGTCTGCGCGGGGCGACCTTGCGCAGCTGGTGCAGCGCCTTGTCGAGACGCTGGAAGGCACCGTCCCAGCTCGCCACCGGGGCGAGGGGCTTGGCCGGGTTCGGGTCGGCCGGGTCGAGGTGCAACTCGTCGAGCGGGAAGGGCGCGGGCCGGACCGGGCGCTTCGCGGAGACGATCGTCAGCGGGACGATGGTCTGGCGGGCCCAGCAGCCGAAGTCGTAGATGTTGAGCGGCATCCACTGGGGGAAGTAGATGAGCTCCGGCGGGAGTTCGGGCAGGTCCTCCCACTTCCACCAGCCGAACAGGGCGAGCCAGATCCGGGTGAACACCCGGGCGGCGGCGATACCGCCCTGAGCACGGATCCAGGCGGAGGCCCTCGCCATGTGCGGGGCGTCGGGCGCGTCGCCGTCCAGGCGGAGAGCGACGTACGCCTCGATGGTGGTGGAGAGTTCGCCGGGCCCGCCGTAGAAACTGGCCCAGGCGCCGTCCTCGCGCTGCTCGCCGCGGATGAACGTGGCGGCGGCCCGGGTGGTCGACTCGTCGCGGATGCCCAGGAACTGACGGAGCAGCAGGTCCTCGGCATCCATCGTGACGTTGGTCTCGAGGTCGCCCTTCCACCAGCCCTCTGCGTCCTGCCGGGCGAGCAGGTGCTCGGTGGCGCGCTGTACGGCACGTACGGCGGCTTCTTGTATCCCGGCCGCCACGGGGGTGTCGAGGTGGATTTCGCTGGCCGCGGCAGCGCGGGGCGGCAGGGCCCCGGTGCTTCCGTCGGTCGTCGCTGTCATGGCTTCCCCTTCGTGCAGTGTGCAATGTGGTGCTCTGCTGTGGGTCCGCCGTCGGCCGGTGCCTTTCCTTTCCTCGCAGCACCGGCCGGCGACTACGCGAGGGCTATTCGACCGATAGTGATCATCTCTTTCGTACGACGACGAAGTCGGCGAGCGCCGTGAACCGGTCCCGTACCCGGTCGGGCATGTCGATGGCGTTCAGCGCCTCGATGGCGACGGTGTGCTGACGGCGGGCCTCCGCCGCGGTCCACTCGCGGCCTCCGGCCTCCTCGATGAGGGCGGCGCGGGCCGCGAACTCCTCCTCGGAGAAGTTCTCGAAGTCGCTGCTCTTGGCGTCGGCGGCGAGGATCTCGCCGAGCCGCTCGGAGGCGGCACCGCCCGCCGCGAGCGCGGCCACGACCGGCAGGGACTTCTTGCGCTGGCGCAGATCGCTCCAGGTCTGCTTGCCGGTGGAGACCGGGTCGCCCCAGATGCCGAGGAGGTCGTCGACGGCCTGGAAGGCGAGGCCGAGGTGGTAGCCGTACTTCTCCAGGGTGTCGGCGGTGCGGTCGTCCGCGCCGCCGAGCACCGCGCCGATGGAGGAGGCGCAGGCGAGCAGGGCGCCGGTCTTGTTGCCCTCCATCTCCAGGCACTCCTCGACGCTGACACGGTCGCGGTGCTCGTAGGAGATGTCCTGGGCCTGGCCGTCGATCAGGGCGCGGGTGGCAGTGGTCAGACGGCGGGTGGCGCGGCCGGCCTCGACCGTGCCGAGCTCGAGCAGGACCTCGTTGGCCAGGGCGAACAGGGCGTCGCCGACCAGGATGGCCTGGGCGGGGCCGTGCACCTTCCACACGGTGTCGCGGTGGCGGCGCTGCTCGTCGCCGTCCATCAGGTCGTCGTGCAGCAGGGAGAAGTTGTGGACCAGTTCGACGGCGACGGCGCCGGGGATGCCGGTCTCGGGCGGGGCGCCGGTGACCTCGGCCGAGAGCACCGCGAGGGCGGGACGCACGGCCTTGCCGCCGTCCCCGTCCGCCGGGTTGCCCTGAGCGTCGATCCAGCCGAAGTGGTAGGCGGAAACGGTGTCCATCGGGGGTGCCAGGCGGTCGACGGCCGCCTTCAGCTCCGGTGTCGCCAGGGTCCGGCCGCGCTCGAGGAGCGCGGTCACGTCCACCGCGGTCCTCGCAGCGTCCGTCTCTGCCGGGGGCACAGTGGGCACAGTCTCTCCTCTTGTTGCGGTACCGGAGGTGCTGGGGCCTGACGCGCCGTGCTGATCGAGCATCACGCGGCCTCCTCGAACTCGAAGAGGCGGGCGGGGCGGGGCCGGCCCAGGGCGGCGAGGGCGGCGTCCGCCGCACTCACACCGCTGCGGACCGCACTCTCCATCGTCGCGGGCCACCCTGTGGCGGTCCACGCGCCGGCCAGGTAGAGGCCGGGGGCTTTCGTACGGGCGCCGGGCCGCAGCCGTCCGACGCCGGGGGCCGGAGCGAACGTCGCCGTGCGCTCCCGGGTCACGAAGAAGTCCCTCACCTCGGCGCCGCGCGCGAGCGGAAGCAGCCGCTCCAGCTCGGGCAGATAGCGCTCGCGCAGCGCGGCCACCGGCTCGTCGATCTCGTCGTGCGCGGCCGACTGGGACAGGGCGAGGTACTGGCCCTCGCGCAGCCCGGAGGCGTCGGTGCGGTCGAAGACCCACTGCACCGGGGTGCCGAGGGCCGCGAAGAACGGCTTGTCGAGCACCTTGCGGTCGTAGACGACATGGACGTTGAGGATCGGCGCGGTGCCGATCTCCCGAAGTTTTTCCGGGGCGTCCAGCGCACCCTCCGGCAGCAGGTCACACGCCTCGCTCTGGGCGACGGCGAGGACCACCGCGTCGGCGCGGAGCGTCTCCCCGGGAACCTGAACGCTCCAAGTGCCGTTCTCGTCAGTAGAGATGGAGGTGACGCGTGTACGGACCTCGGTACGCACGCCCGCGGACTCGAGCGCCTTGCGGGCGAGCCGGTCATGCAGTTCACCCAGCGGGACGTGCGCCCAGCCGATGTCGGCCGCGCCCGGGTCGGACAGCAGACCGGTCTTGAACACCATCGCGGCGAGCCCCAGCGAGGCGTCGCCCGCGACCGCGTTGAGGGTGGCGACCCCGACCAGGTCCCACAGGGCCTCGACGGCACGCGCCGACTGACCGTGCGCGGTCAGCCAGCTGCCGAAGTCCTGTGCGTCCAGGCTCGGATCGGCGAGGTCGAGCCCCTTGAGCGCGAGCGCGGCGCGCCCCACCCTGGCCCGCTCGGCGAGCGAGAGATGCGGATAGGTCGCGAGGCTGCGCCCCAGATGCAGGGGCACCGGCAGCGCGTCGCGCCGCAGTCTGCCGAGCCGTCGGCCCTCGGGCCGGGCCACGTCGAGCACGGGCACGTCGAGGCGATCCTGCAGCGGCGCCAGCGCCGTTCCCTCGATGCGGTCGAGGAACCAGCGGTAGGCGGTGCAGCAGCGCAGGTAGACGTGCTGTCCGTTGTCGACGGTCAGTTCGCCGCGCTGGAAGGAGAAGGCGAGTCCGCCCAGGCGTGGTCTGCCTTCGAGCAGGGTGACACGCACCCCGGCGTCGGCGAGCGCGAGCGCGGTGGTGATACCGGCGAGCCCACCGCCGATCACGACGGCGTCCCGCCCGGACTGCTGCCCGTCGGTCATCGCACACCCTCCCCTGCGCGGACGCCGTGGTGCTTGAACGATGCACGGCCGGCCGTTGCAGTCAGGGACGCCGTCCTCGAGCGGAGGGTTGCGTGCCACTTTTCTCCGATGGCATCACCTTGGACCGAATTGTCCATCAGGCGCGCCTCCTGACGGACTGCCGCGTCACATGCCGTGCGTCCAGGCCGGACAGGCCGCGGACGGCGACGTACGCCTTCTCGCGTCCGGGCAGCGAGACCCGGCCGCGCAGCACCGCCTCGGGGTCGCGCTCGATGCGGTCGAGCAGGCGGCGGTAGATGCCGGCCATGGCGGCCACACAGGCGCCGCTGCGCCGGTCGAGCATGGGGAGCAGCCGGTAGCCCTCGGCGAAAAGGGTGCGGGCCCGTCGCACTTCGAAGTGCACGAGGCCCGCGAAATCGGCGCCCTCCGGTGGTTTCGGTCCCTTGAAGCCGGCCGAGCAGCCGAACTTCGCGAGGTCGTCGGCGGGCAGATAGATGCGTCCGCCCTCGGCGTCCTCGCGGACGTCTCTGAGGATGTTGGTGAGCTGG includes:
- a CDS encoding polyprenyl synthetase family protein, with translation MPPAETDAARTAVDVTALLERGRTLATPELKAAVDRLAPPMDTVSAYHFGWIDAQGNPADGDGGKAVRPALAVLSAEVTGAPPETGIPGAVAVELVHNFSLLHDDLMDGDEQRRHRDTVWKVHGPAQAILVGDALFALANEVLLELGTVEAGRATRRLTTATRALIDGQAQDISYEHRDRVSVEECLEMEGNKTGALLACASSIGAVLGGADDRTADTLEKYGYHLGLAFQAVDDLLGIWGDPVSTGKQTWSDLRQRKKSLPVVAALAAGGAASERLGEILAADAKSSDFENFSEEEFAARAALIEEAGGREWTAAEARRQHTVAIEALNAIDMPDRVRDRFTALADFVVVRKR
- the hpnE gene encoding hydroxysqualene dehydroxylase HpnE, with the protein product MTDGQQSGRDAVVIGGGLAGITTALALADAGVRVTLLEGRPRLGGLAFSFQRGELTVDNGQHVYLRCCTAYRWFLDRIEGTALAPLQDRLDVPVLDVARPEGRRLGRLRRDALPVPLHLGRSLATYPHLSLAERARVGRAALALKGLDLADPSLDAQDFGSWLTAHGQSARAVEALWDLVGVATLNAVAGDASLGLAAMVFKTGLLSDPGAADIGWAHVPLGELHDRLARKALESAGVRTEVRTRVTSISTDENGTWSVQVPGETLRADAVVLAVAQSEACDLLPEGALDAPEKLREIGTAPILNVHVVYDRKVLDKPFFAALGTPVQWVFDRTDASGLREGQYLALSQSAAHDEIDEPVAALRERYLPELERLLPLARGAEVRDFFVTRERTATFAPAPGVGRLRPGARTKAPGLYLAGAWTATGWPATMESAVRSGVSAADAALAALGRPRPARLFEFEEAA
- a CDS encoding DUF6380 family protein; amino-acid sequence: MDNSVQGDAIGEKWHATLRSRTASLTATAGRASFKHHGVRAGEGVR